TCCGAAACGATTCCGTTTATTTCTCCTTTTCCCTTTTCGACTTTATCTAAAAAGAAATTTTCGTCTTCCACCATCGTCTTGGAATTGATTCCCGGATCAAATACCATCAAATCTTCTCTACCGTCCGAACCTAGGATAATCGAATCACCCGGTTCCATTTGGAATAGGCTGACGAATAGTTTACTCTTCAGCTCTAACATTCCGACTTTTCTAAAATACATCTGGGAATCCAAGAAGATCGCTTTTCCATCCCTATATAGAACAGGGAAGGGGTGCTCGGCATTGATATAATATACCAAACCTAACTCTTCGTCCGCAAGGCCGATGACCATCGAGATCATCATCGCTCCGTCAAAGCTTTCGAAGGTCTTTTGAAGCTCGATCACGGCGTTCTTAAGCCATCTTTCCGGATATTGATTCTGCAGGACCTCCATCATTTTGGTTCTTTGAACCATGGCGTGGAAAACGGCGCCGAATACGATCGCACCGCCCGCTCCTTGTAGCGATTTTCCCATCGCGTCGGCATTCACAAAGACAACGTAGGTTTTTCCCTTTAAAGTAATGACGTTGGAAACGCAGATATCTCCCCCTATCTCTTGCTTCCATGTCTTAAAGACGAATTTCTTCTTTTGACTGGTGTAAAATTCTATATGAATCGATTCGCTTTTGGCTAGGTTTAAGCTCAAGGGCTGCAAGACTAGGGAAGTTAAAAAATAATCGCCGTCTTGCTGGGATTTTAGATTGCTGATTAAATCCATTTTCTCGAATTCGGATTTGGTTAACGTGAATTTAAAGTGGGCGATCGTAACCGAGATGATGATCGTCCCCAGCATGAAATATAGATTATTAATGATCGAAATGACCTGGTATTCCTTATCAAAAATCAGGTTCAATATCACGTATTGAACCACGATGATCATACTGTTTAAGCTTCCCTTCAAAGCGTTCCAGGGTAAGAACAGATTTACGGCGATCAAAACTAGGTTTAATCCTGCGTAGTAGGAAGATTCAAAGCCCCCGAGCCGCGTCGTCATAAGAGAGATGATTCCACCGACTACGAACGTAAACACATAGGCATGAATCGCGTTCCAGGGATTCGGATCGGAATATTTCAGAATAATGAATTGGATGAGAACGATGATGCTTGCTACGGCTCTTAGAGTCAGAAAATAAGTTAAGTTCTGATCCAGGTATTCTCTAGGGATGATGAAGTAATCCAAACCGCCAAAGATAGGAACAAGGGTAAAGCCGAGAACGCAAACGATCTGAATCCATTTCTTCTCCAGAGTCCAAACAAATTTCTGGAAACTTTGTTCCTGTGAGAGCATCGGTTCAATCCTTCGGAGAAAGTAAGTTTTGAGTCGGATCTGTCTTTTATTGTCGAGAACAGGACTAACGTTTTGAAAGCGCTCCTTAGGAAGTGTTTCAAAATTTCCGCTATTCTAATCAAGGATATACAATCGTCAATAAATAATTAATGAATGGAAAACAATGTTTTTATTTAAAACGTATGTGTTGATTAGGTGGAGAAAGGTTGATTCAAAAAATTAAAAATGATCGATGAAGGAGCGCCGCACAATGATCATACATTGATTCGAAACCGAACCTACGAAAATATTTCAGGAAATCTAATTTAATCCTGTTCGACGCGAATTTGTAATCTATCAAATTAGTGCGCCGCCCAAGACGGAAGAACCGAAATAAAAGACAAACCGTGAAAGGAATATTTTGTTACTGCGTTCGACACGAGTTAACGGAATCGCAGATCAGTTCCTGCGAAACGGATCGGGAAAATCCCTTGCTTTCCTATCCTTTAAATCGAATCTGTTCGTATGAAATTCTTATCTTTGTTATGCGCAGTGCTCTTTTTATCCTGTTCGGTTACTTCCCATACCGCGTTACAGGTAACGAGAGGAAAACCCGGAACGCTCCAGACCGATACTGTCGGAGAAAAAGGGCCGATCGTATTTCAAAAAGTTCTAGCGGCGGACTGGATGGCGGAAAGATCCGGTTTAATTAACCTAAAAGACCCGAAGGCTAAGGAAGCTAAGCTCGAGTCCGGAAAGGAGCCGATTCAGATTTATTTTTACGTGATCGATCATCCTAAGTTCGGTCGGTATACCATCGATACGGGGATTGCGGATATTTTTCGGAAAGATCCTAAGGAATGGCCGATTTCCTTTCTCATTGCATACGCTATGAATACTAGCGATTTAAAGGTTCATGTGACTGTGGACGAATGGTTAAAAAAGGAGTCCAAGCCCGTCAATGGGATTCTGCTAACCCATCTTCATTTAGACCATATTTTAGGAACCCGCGATTTCCCCGCAGGAACTCCTATCTATACGGGCAAACAGGAATCTACAAAGCGGAATTTCCTGAATTTATTCGTGCAAGGAACTACTGATAAAATTCTGGGACCGTCGCCAGCTCTAGAAGAATTGACTTTTTCGGAATCGGAAGGGAATTCCGCTAGAGTTCTGGATTTCTTCGGGGATCAGTCGCTGTATGTTCTTCAGGTCCCGGGTCATACGACCGGAAGCCTCGCGTTTTTGGTACGGAGCACGACCGGACTCCATCTCATGACCGGAGATACTTGTCACACTCGATGGGGATGGGAACATTCGGTTACACCGGGGGACTTTACCGCCGACCAAGAGAGAAACCGGGAAAGCCTGGATTTTCTAAAGGAAATTGCGGTAAAATTTCCGAAGGTGCATGTGCATCCCGGGCATCAATCCTTGAATACCGATTCTGATATTAAAAAATAGTGATATTTCCTTTAAAAAGAGTCTTGGGATATTCGTTTGCGGAGATTCTTTTTATCGGAGTTTATTTTACCGTATTCGAAACCGACCGGAATTGCCGAATTATCAACCCGGAATGAGGATCGTAAAGGGATTATGATACCGTGTTCCTCATCGCGGCTAGACCTTCTAGGACCTTAATTTTCGGATTATATCCTAAATCTTTTTGAGCCTTATCGATTTTAATCGTACATTCTTTCGCCATAATATCCGTCGCAAAACGCAGTAAAGGCGGTTCACTCTTGATTCCGAATAGATTCCAAATCCCTTCCACGATAAATGCGAGACTTCTCGCTAAGAACGAGGGGACGGAGCCCTTCGGCAAATCGATTCCCTGAGTCTTCATCATCGCGGTAAGGAAGGAGCGAAATGTTTGGTCTTCGTTATCCGTTATAAAATATGCTTCCCCTCCGTTTCCTCGAGTTAAGGCGAGTTCCGTAGCATCTACTAAATTCTGAATATACGTAGTGGAGGTTTTCGCCTTTCCTCCGTCGATCCAAAGAAACTTTCCTTCGGAAACCATTTTTTTTAAGACCGGTAAAACGGATGTATCGCCCGGCCCCCAAACGAGTCTAGGTCTTAACACCAAGGTTTTGAATTCTTTGGCGTTCGCCGCTAAGACTCTTCGTTCGGCCTCCGCTTTTGTTTCGCTATAGAGATAGGGAGTTACTTTCGGATATGGGTAGGTTTCATCGATTTGAATCATATCTTGGCCGTGGAACAGGGCCGCCTCCGTTCCCATATGGATGAAACGTTTTACTCCTACGGCCCTTGCCGCGTCCAGGAGCTGGCTGGTTCCATCCACATTCGCTTCCCAAAAGTCCTTTCGATTTCCCCAAGGACCGACGAAGGCAGCGCAATGAATGACTATGTCGATTCCCCGCAAGGCCTCGGTCGGAATCGCTCCCAGGTTTCCTCGAAAGACCTCTATTCCCGCCTTTTTTAAGATTGCATCGCTCTCTGCGGACCTCGAAAGCGCGAGGATGGAATGGTTTTCTTTTAGTCGTTTTGCGATCGCTCCTCCGACGAAACCGGACGCTCCGGTAATCAATAGTCTCATAGTCTCTCCGTAATATTCATCTTGTCGAATCTTCCGATTTTTACCATTTAGGTTCGGAAATAAAAAAACCGCTTCGGTTCTTGTTCGAACGAATCCTACCGGATTTTTCGGATCTTGTCATCCTGAATCAGGATTTCGGACTGTGGAGGCGGGAAATTTATTCAAGCATAGTAATTGCTCGGAGAATGGATCATGGAATTCTATTATACTATGAATAGAATTCTAGGATTTTCCGTTTTGTTCCGTGCAAGCCTCGCCTGGCTGCTTGCCTTAGGACAAATATTTAAGAACGGAAAAACGTCTATTCATTCCGCTTTTAAACGTTTCACCGGGATGTCGCCGATAGAATACAGGGATTCCCGTTTGAAACGGTAGGATATTTTTTGGATTCGAATCAAGAAGAGAACGGTCTAGGAACGATCGGTATTCAACCAATGCGAGATTTTGCCTATCGCTTCATCCCATTTCTTTTCTTCGGTAAAAAGTCCGGATGAAAGTTGAACGATTTCCATTTCGCTTTTTTGTTTTTTGGGCTCTATAAAGAGTTGTTTGCTTTTTTCTATCCTGGAAAAGTCAAACCCTCCAAAGATTAAAAGCATAGGTATGTCGAGCTCGGATATCTTATTTTTCTCGCCGAATCCGTTCATATCGCCGGAAATCGAAACGATTCCATCCAGTTTCAAACGATTTTCGAGGGCCGCCTTTAAAACGTAAGCCGCCGCATCGTAGGAAACGCAACAAAATAGTTTTAAATTTTTTGTCTTATTATACCCGCGGATCCAGTTTGTGACCGTCAATAATCGATCCTTCAAAAGATTCGTATCCACTTGGTTTAGCGGGATCGATCTTTCTTGGCGGGTCAGGAGACTGTCCAAGGATAAGGTCGCGATACTGTCCGAATGTAATTTATCCCGAAGCCTATGAAAATGCATTCCGGAGCGTGTTCCTAACTTTTCCGCCGCGCCTTCTACGAACAGGGTTAGTTTCGTCGCTCCATCGGGAATGTCGAGATTGGCATCCAAGCTCACAAGATGCACGGGAATTGACAGAGTTGTCGATTCGATTTTTGGTTTAGTCATCGTTACGGACAATCGACCCATCGTGATATTTAATATTACGTCTCCATTAACTTTAATAGGGCTTCTTCGTTCCTAATGGAGATCATATTCTTATCGATTTCTATCCAACCTTTTCCTTTTAGATCGGTTAATGCCCGCACTAACGTTTCCGTTTTGGATCCGATCATGGTTGCCATCACTTCACGGCTGAATTTTACGTTAATTTCGGATCCGTATTTTTCCTTCAGCGATAAGAGGAATTCCGCGAGTTTAGAATGGACTTGTCTGGTTCCCATGGAATAGATTCGATTTTCCGCGGCACGACATTCGGTCGCGATGTACTTGGTGATCGCGGTCTGGAAGGCGAGGTCTTGGCTAAAGGCTTTTTTCATTTCTTCCTTATCGATATATACCGAGACGGTATCTTCCAGGCATTCCGCGGTTTTGTTGTAGTAGTCTTCCGAAATTGCGTCTCTGAGTCCTACCCAACTTTCCGGAGAGTAGATTTTGAGAGTCTGTTGCCTTTGACCGTTGGGCGAATCCTTAAAGGTCCTGACGGTACCTTGGAGAATCAGGTAAAATCCGGTGGTGGGTTTACCCTCGTTGAAGAGGATACTTTTTTTCGGGAATTTAAAGGTACGTTTTCCAAAACGAGGATGCAGAAAGGATTCGTATAAATCCTTTGAGCAAGCAGGAAACGTCGACCAGATGGCCGAGAATGGACTTCTTTCTTCCGTGACTTGGTATGCCAGATCCGATGCCATAGTAAATACCTCGATCTAATTCTTACGGATAGGTATTTAACCCGGATTCGAGCGATAGTCAATGGGGTGGGTGCCATTCGCCGGAACGGACGGGTTTTCGGCGAAACTACAGGGCGAAACGTCTACAAAAGCTCCTTAATTTTGGAGATATATTTTCGCCCGACCGGAAGTTGAGTTTCGTCCTCATCTTTCAGAAAAACGGTGTAATTTCCGGCATTGTCACTTTGCAGCCTGACTAGATATTCCAGGTGAATGATGTATTGTTTGAAGATTCTTAGAAATTTATTAGGAGGAAGTTTGGCCTCCAAGTTTTTGAGGGACTTGTAGGTTACATATTCTTTTTCGTCGGTATGAATAACGCTGAAATTATCTCTGGAGGAAATGTACGCGATATCCTTGTACGGGATTAAGAAATAATTTTCCTTTTCAAGAATAAACAACCCATGTTCGTTAAAGGTGTTGCTCCCCAATTTTCCTTCCCGGCTGATGTATTCCAAGGCTCGATCCACCGCTTTATTGAACCGATCCCTGGAAAACGGTTTTAACAAATAATCCAAGGCGCCGAATTCAAACGCTTCGATTGCCTTATCTCTTAAAGAAGTTATGAATATGATGTAAGGAGTTTTTTCCAGTTTTTCCAGGACTTCCAGACCGGAGAGCTTGGGTAGATTGATGTCCAAAAAGACCAGATCGAACTCGCCGGATTGCAGACTTTCTAACGCTTCCTCCCCGTCTTTTGCGATGCCGGATAGCTTTAATTCCGAACGACCGAGGCAGTAGCTGACGAGCAAATCGCGGGTCGGAGCCTCGTCTTCCACGATTAAGATTTTTAACTCTTTTGTACCGGTTTCCATCTTATCCTATTATGCAATAGTCAGTTTTTCGGCTTATCGAACGCGACCGTAACTATGGCCCCGCCTTCCGGATGATTATCGATTTTCAACTCCGATCCGAAAAGGAAATATTTTAATCTTTCCGCTATATTTCCCAGGGTTCTGGAATGATTTACGTTGGACTTAATTCCTTCGCCGTTATCTCGGATCGTTATCGTAGTTCTTTCCCCAACGATTCGGGCGTGAACCCAAATTTTACCTCTTCCGTTTCTATCCCGGATACCGTGGATATAGGAATTTTCCACCAAGGGTTGCAGAATTAAGGGCGGGAGGACACTTTTTCGAAAATCGCCTTCTTTGGAGATTTCCACGTCCATAAAATCCTGGAAACGCAATTTCAACAGATTAATGTAATTTTCCATAAATTGCCATTCTATATCGAATGGAACCAATTGCTTACTAGCGTTATCGATTAAGAAACGATAGTTTTCGGCCAACATTAAAATAGCGGAGTCTGCCAGCGCCGAGTTCGTTTCCAGATAAGAATGAATGATGCTGAGCGTATTGAATAGAAAGTGAGGGCTCATACGGTCTTGGAATGTCTTGAGGCTGTGCTCGGCCAGACGCGCCTTTTCTTCCGCCTCTTTCCGTTCCGTGATTTCGTTTCGTATTACTAGATATTGAAACGGTTTTCCTTTATCGTCGAAGATGGGGGAAATCGTCGTATCGACCCAATAGAAGCGTCCGTCTTTAGCCTTATTGCGTATTTCCCCCCTCCAGATTTTTCCCTGAGAGATGGTATGCCAAAGGTGTCGGAAAAATTCCGCATCGTGATAGCCCGAGTTGATGATTCGGTGATTTTGTCCTAAAAGCTCGTCTTTGGAATATCCGCTAATCTTGCAAAAATTGTCGTTGGAATAAATAATCGTCCCCCGTTTGTCGGTGATTGCGACGATGGATACCGCGTTGAGAGCGGTCTGAAAATCCGAAAGGATCTTTACGGATTTTTGGAGATTTCGTTCCACGTCCACCCGTTGAGTGACGTCGATCCCGATCGTCCAATTGGTTTCCTTTGAATCGGAAAGTTGCGCGGGAACTCTCGACCAGGAAACCGTTTTCGTTTCGTTCGTTTTGGTTTTTAGCTCGATCTCCCAATTTTCAAAATGGTTGTCGGATCTTAATAAGATGTCCGTAACGGATCGGCGGTATTCTTGATTCGGTAATAGAAGGGAAAAAAAATGCTCGGTATCTTCCGTAACTTCCGTATACGAATAGCCGGTTATTTTCTCCAATTCCCGGTTCCAGAAAACGATTCTGGAAGATTCGTCTACAGCCATGATCAGGACGGGAATGTTTTCTAAAACGTTCGGGACTCCCGAACCGTTTTGGAATATTCGGTCATAGAAATTC
The Leptospira inadai serovar Lyme str. 10 genome window above contains:
- a CDS encoding Crp/Fnr family transcriptional regulator; this translates as MASDLAYQVTEERSPFSAIWSTFPACSKDLYESFLHPRFGKRTFKFPKKSILFNEGKPTTGFYLILQGTVRTFKDSPNGQRQQTLKIYSPESWVGLRDAISEDYYNKTAECLEDTVSVYIDKEEMKKAFSQDLAFQTAITKYIATECRAAENRIYSMGTRQVHSKLAEFLLSLKEKYGSEINVKFSREVMATMIGSKTETLVRALTDLKGKGWIEIDKNMISIRNEEALLKLMET
- a CDS encoding MBL fold metallo-hydrolase; the encoded protein is MKFLSLLCAVLFLSCSVTSHTALQVTRGKPGTLQTDTVGEKGPIVFQKVLAADWMAERSGLINLKDPKAKEAKLESGKEPIQIYFYVIDHPKFGRYTIDTGIADIFRKDPKEWPISFLIAYAMNTSDLKVHVTVDEWLKKESKPVNGILLTHLHLDHILGTRDFPAGTPIYTGKQESTKRNFLNLFVQGTTDKILGPSPALEELTFSESEGNSARVLDFFGDQSLYVLQVPGHTTGSLAFLVRSTTGLHLMTGDTCHTRWGWEHSVTPGDFTADQERNRESLDFLKEIAVKFPKVHVHPGHQSLNTDSDIKK
- a CDS encoding LytR/AlgR family response regulator transcription factor, whose protein sequence is METGTKELKILIVEDEAPTRDLLVSYCLGRSELKLSGIAKDGEEALESLQSGEFDLVFLDINLPKLSGLEVLEKLEKTPYIIFITSLRDKAIEAFEFGALDYLLKPFSRDRFNKAVDRALEYISREGKLGSNTFNEHGLFILEKENYFLIPYKDIAYISSRDNFSVIHTDEKEYVTYKSLKNLEAKLPPNKFLRIFKQYIIHLEYLVRLQSDNAGNYTVFLKDEDETQLPVGRKYISKIKELL
- a CDS encoding NAD-dependent epimerase/dehydratase family protein, whose amino-acid sequence is MRLLITGASGFVGGAIAKRLKENHSILALSRSAESDAILKKAGIEVFRGNLGAIPTEALRGIDIVIHCAAFVGPWGNRKDFWEANVDGTSQLLDAARAVGVKRFIHMGTEAALFHGQDMIQIDETYPYPKVTPYLYSETKAEAERRVLAANAKEFKTLVLRPRLVWGPGDTSVLPVLKKMVSEGKFLWIDGGKAKTSTTYIQNLVDATELALTRGNGGEAYFITDNEDQTFRSFLTAMMKTQGIDLPKGSVPSFLARSLAFIVEGIWNLFGIKSEPPLLRFATDIMAKECTIKIDKAQKDLGYNPKIKVLEGLAAMRNTVS
- a CDS encoding PP2C family protein-serine/threonine phosphatase, encoding MLSQEQSFQKFVWTLEKKWIQIVCVLGFTLVPIFGGLDYFIIPREYLDQNLTYFLTLRAVASIIVLIQFIILKYSDPNPWNAIHAYVFTFVVGGIISLMTTRLGGFESSYYAGLNLVLIAVNLFLPWNALKGSLNSMIIVVQYVILNLIFDKEYQVISIINNLYFMLGTIIISVTIAHFKFTLTKSEFEKMDLISNLKSQQDGDYFLTSLVLQPLSLNLAKSESIHIEFYTSQKKKFVFKTWKQEIGGDICVSNVITLKGKTYVVFVNADAMGKSLQGAGGAIVFGAVFHAMVQRTKMMEVLQNQYPERWLKNAVIELQKTFESFDGAMMISMVIGLADEELGLVYYINAEHPFPVLYRDGKAIFLDSQMYFRKVGMLELKSKLFVSLFQMEPGDSIILGSDGREDLMVFDPGINSKTMVEDENFFLDKVEKGKGEINGIVSELQNSGDIIDDLSLLKITYQPKYSRIGIDAQNGNGKSSESFSSPHLDHPSEKTLDSLKHIVSANLKDGDLSKAIQAAKEIVRISPIESNYLYFLAKNLNKIKNYKDSIEYGERFRYRNPSHVNNLIVLSDSYRRTGDTKRSELLLRDVFSHEPENAIALNLLGRLKTHNGKNVV
- a CDS encoding PAS domain S-box protein, whose product is MTDANFYDRIFQNGSGVPNVLENIPVLIMAVDESSRIVFWNRELEKITGYSYTEVTEDTEHFFSLLLPNQEYRRSVTDILLRSDNHFENWEIELKTKTNETKTVSWSRVPAQLSDSKETNWTIGIDVTQRVDVERNLQKSVKILSDFQTALNAVSIVAITDKRGTIIYSNDNFCKISGYSKDELLGQNHRIINSGYHDAEFFRHLWHTISQGKIWRGEIRNKAKDGRFYWVDTTISPIFDDKGKPFQYLVIRNEITERKEAEEKARLAEHSLKTFQDRMSPHFLFNTLSIIHSYLETNSALADSAILMLAENYRFLIDNASKQLVPFDIEWQFMENYINLLKLRFQDFMDVEISKEGDFRKSVLPPLILQPLVENSYIHGIRDRNGRGKIWVHARIVGERTTITIRDNGEGIKSNVNHSRTLGNIAERLKYFLFGSELKIDNHPEGGAIVTVAFDKPKN